The genomic interval AGATGGAGTGGGCGGAGTCAGGGATACCAGCGGAGGATTCAAACGGAAGATGGCAGCGGATAAAGATTCCAATAAAAATACACAAAACAGAAGGTAAAATAACATTTAAACAGTATGTAGACAGAATAAACCATGCACGCACGTAAATATACTGTGGAGTTGTCGTGATACTGGCATTTGAATTTGGCTTGCTAGCTTGTCTGACATGCATGTTGTTTTTCAGTGACAGTGAaagctaatttagctagctaacgttatttagctactgtagctctgaCAATCAAGTGACGTGTTGTGGCAAAATACAATTCCTGTGCATCACACAGCTACTCTGAACAACAATACGGTGCAGAGCATTTCTTTCTGCGCTGTCGCTGAATTACAGTAAGACtccatagttagctagctagtagtcGCAACAATAGACCACAGCAGTGAGTTGTCATTGGTCGACTTCGTTTTGAATGGCCCGGTTTGTTGATTTTTAGACCATTGGTCCTGAAGTGAGATCTCCACTCACCTGAGGCACCAGGCCATGCAAAAGCAACTCTCCACCATTATGCCAAGTCAAGCTGCTCTGAATTGCCAGTGAGTGTGTACTTGTGTGAAAGAGGTGTCTTCAGCTCACTGATCTTCAGAACTATGAGGAGCTATGACGATAGTGTCTTCTGGCCGGAGTAGTATCTTCTGGCCAGAGGAGAAACGTAACGAACGTAGCTTTCATTTTCAAAAAGTAAAATTACTACACACCGTTTTATAGGGTTACGGTTCCCACACGGTCATATGTGCTATCTGTgtctccgaacacctgtgtgtaaacggAAGGCAGACACTACAAACATGTTGTCATTGAAAATACTGTTGGCTGCAACTGTTAAAACAGTCTACAGTAagtgcatttgtgaaattatgttgatgtgatatgaaagtagagggcTTTATGTTTCTGGAACTGTACCGCAATTGAGAACCGATTCACATTTAGATGGAGTATTTTGATGTTTCGGTTGCCAGAGCCAATTCGCCTCTAAACAAAACATGTAAGGTCCTTGCACTATAGTAACGTTAGACTTCTTTAGTCCATTATTGGGCTAGCCAACCACCACACCATCATCAAACGTgtgtaagagggagagagatttggTGTGTGAGAAAGTCAGTGTAAAGATAAAACGGTTGTTTAAAGTTTTGCCTAGATCTtcagcatctgtgtgtgtgtgttccatcagGGGTACGGTGTGCAACGTGGTGATCAGCCAGGATGCAGGGGGATCTTGGGGCGGCAGTGGGGTTGGTGGCCGCCCACCCGTCATCTTCAACCCAGACTTCTTTGTGGAGAAGCTACGTCACGAGAGACCTGAGGGGTTTCAAGAGCTGGTGCTTagcaacatcagccgcctcattGACCTTCCCGGTGCTGAGTTCTCTCTGCTGTTAGGGGACGAGGGAGGGCACAAGACACCCACAACGGCCGGAGGGGGATTCTTCCGCTCCTTCAACTTCCTCAAACGTAGAGGTGAGAGAACTGCCATGAGGATCAACCAAGGGTGTCTTCACCTGGGGTGTGTTCAGCAGGATGCAGTGTAGAACAAACATGCATGTCTGAAATGTAGAAGAGGGTATCGCGATGGTTTTACTCATTGAATTTTTATCTGCAACGTTTGACAATGTTTGGCTACTGAACGTGGCCCTGGGTTGTAATAATGTTGAATAATAATATAAATGTACAGCACTCAGATTCTTGTCCTTTGGCTGTTGTCATCATCACAGATAAGGAAGTGGTGTTCGGGACTCCTCTGACAGAGGGAGGCATCGCCCAGATTTACCAGCTCATCGAATACCTCAGCAAGAGTGAGTTGATCATGTTGTTACAGTTCCCATCTGAGGCATGATGCCTGAATGTaattctctcttctctgtcctggcaccccaatggtagaACCCGCTAGGACAGCGGAGTCCCTGCCCAACttccaaaaacatctgaaacccaatCTCTTTGAGGAGATTCTTAAATAATCCCAGAGAACCCCCCCCAGCCCTGTTTTCTAGCTCtaactttgctgatagctactttattgaggaaaaatgtacttaatatgcctgtgatatgtggttgtaccACCTAGTTATCTTAAGATAAATGCACTAACTGTATGTCGTAACTGATAAgcgcttctgctaaatgactcaaatgtaatgtAAAAGCTTATCAGAAAGTAGGCTAAACTTGCTGTACTGCCATGCAGTGTTGTAGTACTCAAGTCTGTAGGACCAGCTTTCTACATTAAGCAATGGAGCTTTTAGCAGAACCAAGGGAGTCGTGACTCGAATGTAAAAGACTGACTCGAACACTAAGGACTCGGTGTAGTGTGTCCACCCCCCCAAATTACTTTATTTTAGATTCTCCCGGACtgtctattttttattttgattgttagttctcaaagatgatcttaaAAATGTACagctccattatcttttctacactgaacaaaaatataaacgcaacatgtaaagtgttggtcccatatttcttgagctgaaataaaagctcccagaaatgttccatatgcacaaaaagtgtttctctcattttgtgcatacatttgtttacatccctgttagtgagcatttctcctttgccaagataatacatccacctgacaggtgtggcatatcaagaagctgattaaaccgcatgatcattacacaggtgcacattgtgcttgggacaataaaaggccactttaaaatgtgcagggttgtcacacaacacaatgccacagatgtctcaagttttaagggagtGTGAAATTGGCATGCCAACTGCAGGAAtggccaccagagctgttgcgaGAGAATTTTATATTAATTTCTCTATCATAGACTGCCTCCGTCTCCAACCTCAtgcttcagcatgataatgcacggccccatgtggCAAGGATTTGAACACAGttcctggaaactgaaaatgtcccaattctgCCATtgcaccagacatgtcacccattacgcatgtttaggatgctctggatcgacatgtaaaACAACGTGTTCCGGTTCCCACCAATatacagcaacttcacacagccattgaagaggagtgggacagaattctacaggccacaatcaacagccttatCAACTCAATGCAaaagagatgtgttgcgctgcatgaggcaaatggtggtcagatactgactggttttctgatttaCTCCCCTACATttcttaaggtatctgtgaccaaccgatacatatctgtattctcattcatgtgaaatccatagatcagggcctgATGAATTAATTTCAGTTGACTGGTTTCCTTACATgaagtgtaactcagtaaaatctttgaagttgTTTCATGTtgtctttatatttttgttcagtatacatactttatatctgatTTTAGTGGTTTAAATTTGCACTGAAAACATTTTACCCTAAAATCAtttctatataaaaaaaaagttATAATAAAAACTCACAacttttgttttttaaatcataTTTTTTGAAGTGACGGGAATGATTTATCTGCGGTGACCCGCCGCTGCTAAATGAGTATTGGAGAAACACTGCTGATTGATTCACTACATATTTGATTTATTGACTGATTCCACGattgattgattcattgattgatCAGACTTACATGTTAAGGGCCTGTTCAGAGTGCTAGGtggtttattgattgattgactgatgaTCAGACCTGCAGGTAGAGGGTCTGTTCAGGGTGCCAGGTAACAGTGTGCGGCAGCAGGCCCTGAAGGAGCAGCTGAACAGCGGCGCAGACATCGACCTGGAGGCAGGGGGCTTCCACCCCAACGACGTGGCCACCCTCCTCAAGACCTTCCTGGGAGAGCTACCTGAACCCCTCCTCACGCACCAACACTTCCACGCTCACCTCAAAATAGCAGGTACCGCTGTCTGAGCACCTCCCCACTCTCTCCTGTCTGAgcacctcctcactctctcctgtctgagcacctcctcactctctcctgtctGAGCACCTCCCCACACTCTCTCCTGTCTGAGCACCTCCCCACACTCTCTCCTGCCTGAGCACCTCCCCACACTCTCTCCTGTCTGAGgacctccccactctctctcctgtctgagcacctccccactctctctcctgtctgagcaCCTCCCCACTCTCTTTCCTGTCTGAgcacctccccactctctctcctgtctgagcacctccccactctctcctgtctgagcacctccccactctctctcctgtctgagcacctccccactctctctcctgtctgagcaCCTCCCCACACTCTCTCCTGTCTGAGCACCTCCCCACACTCTCTCCTGTCTGAGgacctccccactctctctcctgtctgagcaCCTCCCCACACTCTCTCCTGTCTGAGgacctccccactctctctcctgtctgagcacctccccactctctctcctgtctgagcacctccccactctctctcctgtctgagcacctccccactctctctcctgtctgagcaCCTCCCCACTCTCCTGTAGCACTTTTTAGTTTTCAAAGACCTACAAAAAAATCACACCATGGCGCTCAAAAATCAGTGGTATTGGTGTTCACAGTTTTTAATATAACTGTACCCCATGAGACCCATACTGAAGTgtcttgtgtgtgttttgtttctgTCCCatcttcccctcttctctctcctccctctattcccccAGACATGACTCTGTTTGATGAGAAAGGCAACAAGACGTCAGTACCTGATAAGGAGCGTCAGATTGAGGCCTTACAGCTCCTCTTCCTGCTGCTGCCCCAGGCCAACCGCAGCCTCCTCAAACTGATCCTGGACCTGCTCTACCACACCGCCAAGCAGCAGGACAAGAACAAAATGTCCGCCTTGAACCTCGCCCTCATGTTTGCCCCCCACGTCGTGTGGCCCAGAGATGTATGTACTGTAACTCAAATCAAATGTGTTTTTATATCGGCAGTTgacacaaagtgctttacagatttCCAGCATAAAACCTCAGAGAAAGCAATGCCGAGGTAGAAGCACAGGGACTAGGAGAAACGCCTGAAGTTTGACTGTGCCGGGGTCATTTATCATGTGGATcagagtttcccaaactctgtcctgagGCTTGTTGTcctagcactgcacagctgattcagaTAATCACAGCTTGACCATGACTTCCTTATTTCAATCATCTGTGTAGTGCAtaatatataagtattcagaccctttgctatgtttctacaacttgattggagtccacctgtggtaaattaaattgattggacatgttttggaaagacacacgcctgtctatgtaaggtcccacagttgacagtgtatgtcagagcaaaaaaacaagccatgaggttaaaggaattgtctgtagagtgctgagacaggattgttttgaggcacagatctggggaagggtaccaggtGCCACAAAAAGCACAGTGgtctcaatcattcttaaatggaagatgtttggaaccaccaagactcattaccaagctgagcaatcggggggaaaAGGGTCTTGGCagagaagtgaccaagaacccaatggtcactctgacagagcttcagagttcctctgtggagatggttgtccttctgaaaggttctcccatctctgcatcactccaccaatcaggcctttatggtagagtggccagacggaagctgctcctcagtaaaaggcacatgacagcctgcttgcagttttccaaaaggcacctaaagacattcagaccatgagaaacaagattatttggtctgatgaaaccaagagtgaactctttggcctgaatgccaagtgtcatgtctggaggaaacctggcaccatccctatggtgaatcatggtgctggcagcatcatgttgtggggatgtttttcagaggcagggactgggagactagtcgggatcgagggaaagataaatggagcaaagtacagagagatccttgatgaaaacctgctccagagcactcaggacctcagactggggcaaaggttcaccttccaacaggacaatgaccctaagcacacagccaagacaacgcaggagtggctttgggacaagtctctgaatatccttgagtggcccagccagagcctggacttgaacccgatcaaacgtctctggagatacctgaaaatagctgtttagtgacactccccatccaacctgacagagcttgagaggatctgcagagaagaaatgggagaaaatccccaaatacaggcgtgccaagaatacctatgtaaaagtgatatttcttaattattttttttatatacagtggggggggaaagtatttagtcagccaccaattgtgcaagttctcccacttaaaaaggatgagaggcctgtaattttcatcataggtacacttcaactatgacagacaaaatgaggaaaaaaaatccagaaaatcacattgtaggattttttatgaatttatttgcaaattatggtggaaaataagtatttggtcaataacaaatgtttatctcaatactttgttatataccctttgttggcaatgacagaggtgaacattttctgtaagtcttcacaaggttttcacacactgttgctggtattttagcccattcctccatgcagatctcctctagatcagtgatgttttggggctgttgctgggcaacacggactttcaactccctccaaagattttctatgaggttgagatctggagactggctaggccactctgCCATTATCAACGGCGAACCTGGAGCAATTAGGGCGAAGTGCCTTACTCAAAGCACATCAACACATTTTTCACTTTGTCGGCTCTGGGATTTAAACAAGGGACTTTttagttactagcccaacgctctaaccactaggctacctctgACTGATTGATTTTCATTCAGCTAcagtaatttgtgtgtgtgtgtgttttatccaGATGGTGGCCAGTGACCTCCAGGAGAATCTGAAGAAGCTAAACAACGGCATGGCCTTCCTCATCAAACACTCCCAGAAACTATTCAGGGTCAGAGAGACTAACTTCACACTCTGGGCTAGTTTCCCAACCCAGAATAAGCCTAGTCCAGAGGGGCTTTCTATAAAGCAGGATCGAAGAGTTAGCAGAATATTtaggcaagttagctggctaactttaAAAATAATTGAAAGATATTCTTGAAATGAGCATGGTCTAATTGattcaacaaacaaaaacacatctAGGTTTAgcttctatttaaaaaaaaaaaaaaatgttttaccagaAAATCTATAGTTATTTCGGGTTGCTtttcaaagttagctggctaacacaTTAATCCTGCTTTGTACTATGCCACACTGGACTAAAACACTCCATTGAGAATACCTCATACTATTGGCTTCaactgtgtctgggaaaccggcccAGTTTTAGTGTTATTTTATAAGGTCTGGGGAACATGGGCTACAATAAGGTAATGATTTGTGTCAAGCACAGAAGAGAAATAGAATCATTATTTTTAGTGTGTTTTGATGgataattagtgtgtgtgtgtgtgtgtccactcagGCTCCTATGTACATGAGGGAGCATGCCAGAATGCACTTCACAGGATCTAAGACCCTGCAGACCAAGGTTAGTAGTAGGACTCTTTCACCTGCTGGGTTTACATCACCTATGCCATTAAAGGATGTTGCACTTCTTTCAAACAAAGGACTATATTAGATCAAACTGGGGCAAGTGTTCATGAAGCGTCTCAgagcaggagtgctgatctaggatcagatcctcCCCCTTTCCAGTCATCATAATCTGCaaggccaaactgatcctagatctactactctgagacgctttatgaatactgTATAGGTGTAAGCATCCCAGTTTAGCAGAAGGCTAGGGGGATCTATTGCCCAACTTGTTTACACCTTTCTAGTCTTCAGATCTACCAGGGCCTATTATAAGTGTCTAGGTGCTAGAAATGTCTAGCTGTGGTTTAGACATGTCTAGCTGGGGTTTAGGGGTGTAGATCAACTTTATCTCCCTCTTAGCTGAAATGTGTTCTGTCCCAtgttgcaccctattccctttatagtgcactactttatatagggaatagggtgccatttgaaatgTATCCAGAGACTTGTGTTGTGATGGAAACTAATAGCTCCTTTCTCGCCCCCCTCCCTCAGGATGATATAGACCTGTTATCTGTGGCTGGTTTCCCTGCCCCTGTTCCCCTGAAGAGGTGTTGGGCTGACCCGTCTCAGTACCTGTCCCCCTCGTCGTCGTCCCAGGGCCAGCAGCACCACACAGAGGAGTCCCTGAAGGATCTGTTCAGACACGTCCATGACAACATGCCCGACTCTGCCAAGAAGAAGAAGCTCCTACGCCAGGTACTCACTGCCGGACTGCTTCTTAGTATTCTCTTGTCTCCTTTTCCATACGAGGCGGATTTTACATTTCATGTAGATTAGAATGACTGGCTAAATCCCAGTAccctgtctcctcatcctccatctctttctcctcctcctgcagCTTGCTAAACAGACCACCCCCGGCCTGGCCCCAGGGACACCCATCAACAACTATCAGACCCCCCCGGCCCAGAGCAAGAAACACACCCGCTCCCGCTCCTTCGGTGGATTCATCAAGGTGTGTGTCATTGTGTTTATGTGTATTTCACTTACAATTGTAATATCCAATCAACATACTTTGTTGATGTATTTTGTAAATGTGTTACTTTGTATCCAATTTGAACTTAGTATATTGTAGTCACCATCTgctacaactgttctgtctgttgtatatgatgtaatcttagtatgttgtagtcaccatctgttacaactgttctgtctgttgtatatgatgtaatcttagtatgttgtagtcaccatctgctacaactgttctgtctgttgtatatGATGTAATCTTAGTATGTTGTAGGCACCATCTgttacaactgttctgtctgttgtatatgatgtaatcttagtatgttgtagtcaccatctgctacaactgttctgtctgttgtatatgatgtaatcttagtatgttgtagtcaccatctgctacaactgttctgtctgttgtatatgatataatcttagtatgttgtagtcaccatctgctacaactgttctgtctgttgtatatgatgtaatcttagtatgttgtagtcaccatctgctacaactgttctgtctgttgtatatgatgtaatcttagtatgttgtagtcaccatctgttacaactgttctgtctgttgtatatgatgtaatcttagtatgttgtagtcaccatctgctacaactgttctgtctgttgtatatgatgtaatcttagtatgttgtagtcaccatctgctacaactgttctgtctgttgtatttgatgtaatcttagtatgttgtagtcaccatctgttacaactgttctgtctgttgtatatgatgtaatcttagtatgttgtagtcaccatctgttacaactgttctgtctgttgtatttgatgtaatcttagtatgttgtagtcaccatctgttacaactgttctgtctgttgtatttgatgtaatcttagtatgttgtagtcaccatctgttacaactgttctgtctgttgtatatgatgtaatcttagtatgttgtagtcaccatctgctacaactgttctgtctgttgtatatgatgtaatcttagtatgttgtagtcaccatctgctacaactgttctgtctgttgtatatgatgtaatcttagtatgttgtagtcaccatctgctacaactgttctgtctgttgtagtcaccatctgctacaactgttctgtctgttgtagtcaccatctgctacaactgttctgtctgttgtgtatgttgtagtcaccatctgctacaactgttctgtctgttgtatacgatgtaatcttagtatgttgtagtcaccatctgTTACAAAtgttctgtctgttgtatatgatgtaatcttagtatgttgtagtcaccatctgctacaactgttctgtctgttgtatatgatgtaatcttagtatgttgtagtcaccatctgttacaactgttctgtctgttgtatatgatgtaatcttagtatgttgtagtcaccatctgttacaactgttctgtctgttggatatgatgtaatcttagtatgttgtagtcaccatctgctacaactgttctgtctgttgtatacaatgtaatcttagtatgttgtagtcaccatctgctacaactgttctgtctgttgtatatgatgtaatcttagtatgttgtagtcaccatctgttacaactgttctgtctgttgtatattatgtaatcttagtatgttgtagtcaccatctgctacaactgttctgtctgttgtatatgatgtaatcttagtatgttgtagtcaccatctgctacaactgttctgtctgttgtatattatgtaatcttagtatgttgtaggcaccatctgctacaactgttctgtctgttgtatatgatgtaatcttagtatgttgtagtcaccatctgctacaactgttctgtctgttgtatacaatgtaatcttagtatgttgtagtcaccatctgctacaactgttctgtctgttgtatacaatgtaatcttagtatgttgtagtcaccatctgctacaactgttctgtctgttgtatattatgtaatcttagtatgttgtaggcaccatctgctacaactgttctgtctgttgtatatgatgtaatcttagtatgttgtagtcaccatctgctacaactgttctgtctgttgtatatgatgtaatcttagtatgttgtagtcaccatctgctacaactgttctgtctgttgtatatgatgtaatcttagtatgttgtagtcaccatctgctacaactgttctgtctgttgtatatgatgtaatcttagtatgttgtagtcaccatctgctacaactgttctgtctgttgtatatgatgtaatcttagtatgttgtagtcaccatctgctacaactgttctgtctgttgtatatgatgtaatcttagtatgttgtagtcaccatctgctacaactgttctgtctgttgtatttgatgtaatcttagtatgttgtagtcaccatctgctacaactgttctgtctgttgtatacgatgtaatcttagtatgttgtagtcaccatctgctacaactgttctgtctgttgtatatgatgtaatcttagtatgttgtagtcaccatctgctacaactgttctgtctgttgtatatgatgtaatcttagtatgttgtagtcaccatctgctacaactgttctgtctgttgtatatgatgtaatcttagtatgttgtagtcaccatctgctacaactgttctgtctgttgtatatgatgtaatcttagtatgttgtagtcaccatctgttacaactgttctgtctgttgtgtatgttgtagtcaccatctgctacaactgttctgtctgttgtatttgatgtaatcttagtatgttgtagtcaccatctgctacaactgttctgtctgttgtatttgatgtaatcttagtatgttgtagtcaccatctgctacaactgttctgtctgttgtatttgatgtaatcttagtatgttgtagtcaccatctgctacaactgttctgtctgttgtatttgatgtaatcttagtatgttgtagtcaccatctgctacaactgttctgtctgttgtatatgatgtaatcttagtatgttgtagtcaccatctgctacaactgttctgtctgttgtatttgatgtaatcttagtatgttgtagtcaccatctgctacaactgttctgtctgttgtatacgatgtaatcttagtatgttgtagtcaccatctgctacaactgttctgtctgttgtatatgatgtaatcttagtatgttgtagtcaccatctgctacaactgttctgtctgttgtatatgatgtaatcttagtatgttgtagtcaccatctgttacaactgttctgtctgttgtgtatgttgtagtcaccatctgctacaactgttctgtctgttgtatttgatgtaatcttagtatgttgtagtcaccatctgctacaactgttctgtctgttgtatttgatgtaatcttagtatgttgtagtcaccatctgctacaactggtctgtctgttgtatatgatgtaatcttagtacatttacatttaagtcatttagcagacgctcttatccagagcgacttatgatgtaatcttagtatgttgtagtcaccatctgttacaactgttctgtctgttgtatatgatgtaatcttagtatgttgtagtcaccatctgctacaactgttctgtctgttgtatatgatgtaatcttagtatgttgtagtcaccatctgctacaactgttctgtctgttgtatatgatgtaatcttagtatgttgtagtcaccatctgctacaactgttctgtctgttgtatatgatgtaatcttagtatgttgtagtcaccatctgctacaactgttctgtctgttgtatatgatgtaatcttagtatgttgtagtcaccatctgctacaactgttctgtctgttgtatatgatgtaatcttagtatgttgtagtcaccatctgctacaactgttctgtctgttgtatatgatgtaatcttagtatg from Salvelinus alpinus chromosome 2, SLU_Salpinus.1, whole genome shotgun sequence carries:
- the LOC139568011 gene encoding rho GTPase-activating protein 19-like (The sequence of the model RefSeq protein was modified relative to this genomic sequence to represent the inferred CDS: added 270 bases not found in genome assembly); amino-acid sequence: MAADKDSNKNTQNRRGTVCNVVISQDAGGSWGGSGVGGRPPVIFNPDFFVEKLRHERPEGFQELVLSNISRLIDLPGAEFSLLLGDEGGHKTPTTAGGGFFRSFNFLKRRDKEVVFGTPLTEGGIAQIYQLIEYLSKNLQVEGLFRVPGNSVRQQALKEQLNSGADIDLEAGGFHPNDVATLLKTFLGELPEPLLTHQHFHAHLKIADMTLFDEKGNKTSVPDKERQIEALQLLFLLLPQANRSLLKLILDLLYHTAKQQDKNKMSALNLALMFAPHVVWPRDMVASDLQENLKKLNNGMAFLIKHSQKLFRAPMYMREHARMHFTGSKTLQTKDDIDLLSVAGFPAPVPLKRCWADPSQYLSPSSSSQGQQHHTEESLKDLFRHVHDNMPDSAKKKKLLRQLAKQTTPGLAPGTPINNYQTPPAQSKKHTRSRSFGGFIKRRHKGDQQALERRGRQISPEMVAAAMGRLGKENVVLQSVNSPVTVNNNTPVRVKASDSMALNRERGLKLSKDSPSISRMCFSPSLETSM